Proteins encoded by one window of Bacteroidia bacterium:
- a CDS encoding ABC transporter substrate-binding protein: protein MTSCSNPSKTVPSIGFLDIAEDATLAKARTGFLDALAKNGFSEKDKTLKVYFSNAQGEIAVLNQACDYLISKNVKLIAANSTLSTIAAVQHTKEIPVCMMVAPRPDLAGLTDAQGNYPKNLFGVFETLAYIDSSVALIKRFFPNAINVGTIYNSSEPQSRDALEELQKAAAASGMKIIALPVTNSSETQLVTQSLIAKKPDVFFALPDNVIFASFETVVKACNEAQLPVFTSEAGLVGRGAIASYGADFYQWGFQAGVEAANYLKSNTALIPKPELVQVRQYVFNSKAAARFNLVAPNGFIVINTP from the coding sequence ATGACATCTTGCAGCAATCCGTCAAAGACTGTTCCTTCAATCGGATTTTTAGATATTGCAGAAGATGCAACTTTAGCTAAAGCACGAACAGGGTTTCTTGATGCTTTGGCAAAGAATGGATTTTCAGAAAAAGACAAAACACTCAAAGTTTATTTTTCAAATGCACAGGGAGAAATTGCCGTGTTAAATCAGGCTTGTGATTATCTTATTTCAAAAAATGTAAAGCTCATTGCAGCCAATTCAACACTATCAACAATTGCAGCAGTGCAGCACACAAAAGAAATTCCTGTTTGTATGATGGTTGCACCACGCCCCGATCTAGCAGGACTCACAGATGCTCAGGGAAACTATCCTAAAAATCTGTTTGGTGTTTTTGAAACATTGGCATACATTGACAGCTCTGTAGCATTGATAAAACGTTTCTTTCCCAATGCAATCAATGTTGGTACTATCTATAATTCCAGCGAACCACAATCAAGAGATGCCCTTGAAGAATTACAAAAAGCAGCAGCTGCATCAGGGATGAAGATAATTGCATTGCCGGTTACAAATTCTTCAGAAACACAATTGGTAACACAATCGCTTATTGCAAAAAAACCTGATGTTTTTTTTGCGCTGCCCGACAATGTCATTTTTGCATCGTTTGAAACTGTGGTTAAAGCATGCAATGAAGCACAACTTCCTGTTTTTACCAGCGAAGCAGGTTTGGTTGGCCGTGGTGCTATTGCATCATACGGTGCCGATTTTTATCAATGGGGTTTTCAGGCAGGTGTGGAAGCTGCAAATTATCTTAAATCGAATACTGCGTTAATCCCCAAACCGGAGCTTGTTCAGGTCAGGCAATATGTATTCAATAGTAAAGCAGCAGCACGTTTCAACCTTGTTGCCCCCAATGGTTTTATAGTAATTAATACACCCTGA
- a CDS encoding ABC transporter permease — MEVIIPAIIQGLCYAAMAFGIYLTLRIFNIPDITTDGSYTLGGAVTAILISNDLPPAAVLPIVLVAGALAGIATGIIHTQLKLHPLLAGILVMTSLYSINLFIMGRPNIPLINEANIFNENMSYNMLLALVFSIVLLLLLCWLLKTDFGIAMRATGSNELMVKAMGINTNFMKVAGLAIANALTALSGYMMVQYQGFADINMGIGIVIAGLAAVILGESFAVFFKSTSILSSLITVLLGSVLFRLLLAFALLAGVPPQMLKLLTAILVLLAAGVFKFVFKPAQ, encoded by the coding sequence ATGGAAGTAATTATTCCTGCAATAATCCAGGGTTTGTGTTATGCTGCCATGGCATTCGGCATTTATCTGACTTTGCGGATTTTTAATATTCCGGACATTACCACCGATGGCAGCTATACTTTAGGTGGCGCTGTCACTGCAATTCTAATTTCAAATGATTTGCCTCCTGCTGCTGTATTGCCTATTGTACTTGTTGCAGGTGCTTTGGCAGGTATTGCAACAGGTATCATTCACACACAGTTAAAGTTGCATCCGTTGCTTGCAGGTATTTTGGTCATGACATCACTTTATTCCATAAACCTGTTTATTATGGGAAGGCCTAACATTCCATTAATCAATGAAGCAAATATTTTTAATGAAAACATGAGTTATAATATGTTACTTGCATTGGTGTTTTCAATTGTTTTGTTGTTGTTGTTATGCTGGCTTTTGAAAACCGATTTCGGTATTGCAATGCGGGCAACAGGAAGCAATGAGTTAATGGTTAAAGCTATGGGCATTAACACTAATTTTATGAAAGTTGCCGGTTTGGCAATTGCCAATGCACTGACAGCATTAAGCGGTTATATGATGGTGCAGTATCAGGGATTTGCTGATATCAATATGGGTATTGGAATTGTAATTGCCGGATTAGCTGCTGTTATATTGGGCGAATCTTTTGCGGTATTTTTCAAATCCACTTCTATACTAAGTTCTTTAATTACGGTATTATTAGGCTCTGTATTATTCCGATTGCTATTAGCATTTGCATTGCTTGCCGGTGTACCTCCACAAATGCTTAAACTGCTTACGGCAATTCTTGTACTACTGGCAGCAGGAGTTTTTAAATTTGTTTTTAAGCCTGCGCAATGA
- a CDS encoding ATP-binding cassette domain-containing protein, protein MIEISQISKKFFDGEKPVIALQPTSLQIKEKEFVIVVGANGSGKSTLLNIIAGTLLFDEGSIYVDGNDISALKEHERSRFIARVFQNPQSGTASDLTIIENFRLATLRTQSKNLKLGIDRKFIDSIRERVSWLNLGLEDRLNRKMGALSGGQRQALTVLMSTMDDFKLLLMDEPTAALDPKSAELIMKLTTRILNQMQVSVLMVTHQTKQVLDYGNRVIQMASGQIIRDLDNVSKERLTLNEIVNWFD, encoded by the coding sequence ATGATCGAAATTTCACAAATAAGCAAAAAGTTTTTTGATGGTGAAAAGCCTGTCATTGCTTTGCAACCTACATCTCTGCAAATTAAAGAAAAGGAATTTGTGATTGTTGTTGGTGCCAATGGCTCAGGAAAATCTACATTGCTGAATATTATTGCAGGAACTTTATTGTTTGATGAAGGTAGTATTTATGTTGATGGTAACGATATTTCTGCACTTAAAGAACATGAACGAAGTCGTTTTATTGCCAGAGTATTTCAAAACCCACAATCAGGTACTGCCTCGGATCTTACTATTATTGAAAACTTCCGGCTGGCAACTTTGCGAACTCAATCAAAGAATCTGAAATTAGGTATTGACAGAAAATTTATTGACTCCATCAGAGAAAGAGTTTCATGGCTTAACCTTGGTCTCGAAGACCGGTTAAATCGTAAGATGGGAGCACTTTCCGGAGGACAACGTCAGGCATTAACAGTATTGATGTCAACTATGGATGACTTTAAATTGCTGCTGATGGATGAACCCACGGCAGCCCTAGATCCTAAAAGTGCAGAACTGATTATGAAATTAACCACACGGATTTTAAATCAAATGCAGGTTTCTGTGTTAATGGTTACACATCAGACCAAACAAGTGCTTGATTATGGAAATAGAGTTATTCAAATGGCATCAGGCCAAATAATTAGGGATTTAGATAATGTTTCAAAGGAGAGATTAACGCTGAACGAAATAGTAAATTGGTTTGATTAA